In Burkholderia sp. NRF60-BP8, a single window of DNA contains:
- a CDS encoding AraC family transcriptional regulator codes for MVPSVPDAARQLNKATVSSAYALFMLMLAEERGIDGGRILAGSGVERDRLAQPDARITPLQQATIVFNLLDATDDPSIAIEIGLRSSLTKAGLIGFGLMSCATLGEAIALGIRYLPTRVPFFSVRLAQLDGIVDIDVLEAFPLGRLRQFAMENFLVETAILINSLLYPTPGRTLQSRAELHFEWPEPPWFERYRARLPRCHFDASANRIRCDAALLDEPIGTANAQTAQMIVQQCEAELARLGYAESIVERVRNLLICDEGGYPSVDDVARELHVSARTLKRKLAAYGATYSALLDEIRLRDALRLLEGTRLPVDEIAARVGYTDRANFTRAFKRWTGVAPSERR; via the coding sequence ATGGTCCCGTCCGTTCCGGATGCCGCGCGCCAGTTGAACAAGGCGACGGTGTCGTCCGCGTATGCGTTGTTCATGCTGATGCTGGCCGAGGAGCGCGGCATCGACGGCGGCCGCATTCTCGCCGGCTCGGGCGTCGAACGCGACCGGCTCGCGCAGCCCGATGCGCGCATCACGCCGCTGCAGCAGGCGACGATCGTGTTCAACCTGCTCGACGCGACCGACGATCCGTCGATCGCGATCGAGATCGGCTTGCGCAGCAGCCTGACGAAGGCGGGGCTGATCGGCTTCGGGCTGATGAGTTGCGCGACGCTCGGCGAGGCGATCGCGCTCGGCATCCGTTACCTGCCGACGCGCGTGCCGTTTTTCTCGGTGCGGCTCGCGCAGCTCGACGGCATCGTCGACATCGACGTGCTCGAAGCGTTTCCGCTCGGCCGGCTGCGCCAGTTCGCGATGGAAAACTTCCTGGTCGAGACCGCGATCCTGATCAATTCGCTGCTGTATCCGACGCCGGGGCGCACGCTGCAGTCGCGTGCCGAACTCCATTTCGAATGGCCCGAGCCGCCGTGGTTCGAGCGTTATCGCGCGCGGCTGCCGCGCTGCCATTTCGATGCGAGCGCGAACCGCATCCGCTGCGACGCCGCGCTGCTCGACGAGCCGATCGGCACCGCGAACGCGCAGACCGCGCAGATGATCGTCCAGCAGTGCGAGGCGGAGCTCGCGCGGCTCGGCTATGCGGAGAGCATCGTCGAGCGCGTGCGCAACCTGCTGATCTGCGACGAGGGCGGCTATCCGTCGGTCGACGACGTCGCGCGCGAGTTGCACGTGTCGGCGCGCACGCTCAAGCGCAAGCTCGCCGCATACGGCGCGACCTATTCGGCGCTGCTCGACGAGATCCGGCTGCGCGACGCGCTGCGGCTGCTCGAAGGCACACGGCTGCCGGTCGACGAGATCGCGGCGCGCGTCGGCTATACCGACCGCGCCAATTTCACGCGCGCGTTCAAGCGCTGGACGGGCGTTGCACCGAGCGAGCGGCGCTGA
- a CDS encoding HAD family hydrolase codes for MTDRIVAAFDFDGTITTTDSFRHFVRHAVGTPRFAWAGLRALPWIVAMKAGLLSRGDAKAKFASFAFGPIREDALDAQARRFVDSYLPNLVRPEMLERIREHRARGHEVVLVSASPSLYLEKWAKTAGFDAVLATRLAFERGVFAGRLDGENCWGPQKVVRLRGWWGDRPPQQLFAYGDSRGDKEMAELANWSWIRGQGPMPPIGDR; via the coding sequence ATGACCGACCGCATCGTCGCCGCCTTCGATTTCGACGGCACCATCACGACTACCGACAGCTTTCGCCATTTCGTCCGCCATGCGGTCGGCACGCCGCGTTTCGCGTGGGCCGGGCTGCGGGCGTTGCCGTGGATCGTCGCGATGAAGGCCGGGCTGCTGTCACGCGGTGACGCGAAGGCGAAGTTCGCGTCGTTCGCGTTCGGGCCGATCCGCGAAGACGCGCTCGATGCGCAGGCGCGCAGGTTCGTCGACAGCTATCTGCCGAACCTCGTGCGTCCGGAGATGCTCGAGCGCATTCGCGAGCATCGCGCGCGCGGGCATGAAGTCGTGCTGGTCAGCGCGTCGCCGTCGCTGTATCTGGAGAAGTGGGCGAAGACGGCCGGCTTCGACGCCGTGCTGGCGACGCGGCTCGCGTTCGAGCGCGGCGTCTTCGCCGGGCGGCTCGACGGCGAGAACTGCTGGGGGCCGCAGAAGGTCGTGCGGCTGCGCGGCTGGTGGGGCGACCGGCCGCCGCAGCAGTTGTTCGCGTACGGCGACAGCCGCGGCGACAAGGAAATGGCCGAGCTCGCGAACTGGTCGTGGATCCGCGGGCAGGGACCGATGCCGCCGATCGGCGATCGATGA
- a CDS encoding fatty acid desaturase has product MSPPARTVFRNDADKVAYVRREVNAASDAIRARFPLLDNQNLVGATVMAASVSAMLAIAWLYARGAIAWYVALPLAAFVTSLIHELEHDLIHLMYFKKTPWAYHLMMALCWLTRPGTINPWTRRRMHLHHHKVSGGESDLEEFGITNGERWGVKRLLMIADGMLAVVLRPAAMRRKVKQYVAAQPVQDPSERLQLRVEQVSSYMPVGHLYYTLWHAFVVYHVGLFALHACGYAVTVPAVVEHVMRVVDFLAVVWLGPNFVRSFCINFVSSNMHYFGDIDSRNVIQQTQVLNPWWMLPFQLFCFNFGSTHAIHHFVVRDPFYIRQLTARTAHAALREVGVRFNDVGTFARANRWGGYRPSRGTHRAQADA; this is encoded by the coding sequence ATGAGCCCACCCGCACGAACCGTCTTTCGAAACGACGCCGACAAGGTCGCGTACGTCCGCCGCGAAGTCAACGCCGCGAGCGACGCGATCCGCGCGCGCTTTCCGCTGCTCGACAACCAGAATCTCGTCGGCGCGACCGTGATGGCCGCGTCGGTGAGCGCGATGCTCGCGATCGCATGGCTGTATGCGCGCGGCGCGATCGCATGGTACGTCGCGCTGCCGCTCGCCGCGTTCGTCACGTCGCTGATCCACGAGCTCGAGCACGACCTGATCCACCTGATGTACTTCAAGAAGACGCCGTGGGCGTATCACCTGATGATGGCGCTGTGCTGGCTCACGCGACCCGGCACGATCAACCCGTGGACGCGCCGGCGCATGCACCTGCATCACCACAAGGTGTCGGGCGGCGAATCGGATCTCGAGGAATTCGGCATCACCAACGGCGAGCGCTGGGGCGTGAAGCGCCTGCTGATGATCGCGGACGGCATGCTCGCCGTCGTGCTGCGACCGGCCGCGATGCGCCGCAAGGTGAAGCAGTACGTGGCCGCACAGCCGGTGCAGGATCCGTCCGAACGCCTGCAGTTGCGCGTCGAGCAGGTGTCGTCGTACATGCCGGTCGGTCACCTGTACTACACGCTATGGCATGCGTTCGTCGTCTATCACGTCGGCCTGTTCGCGCTGCATGCATGCGGCTACGCGGTAACGGTGCCGGCCGTCGTCGAGCACGTGATGCGCGTCGTCGATTTCCTGGCGGTGGTGTGGCTCGGGCCGAACTTCGTGCGCAGCTTCTGCATCAACTTCGTCAGTTCGAACATGCACTATTTCGGCGACATCGATTCGCGCAACGTGATCCAGCAGACGCAGGTGCTGAACCCGTGGTGGATGCTGCCGTTCCAGCTGTTCTGCTTCAATTTCGGCAGCACGCACGCGATTCATCACTTCGTGGTGCGCGACCCGTTCTACATCCGGCAACTGACCGCGCGCACCGCGCATGCGGCGCTGCGCGAAGTCGGCGTGCGCTTCAACGACGTCGGCACGTTCGCGCGCGCGAATCGCTGGGGCGGCTATCGCCCGTCTCGCGGCACGCACCGCGCGCAAGCCGACGCGTAA